A region from the Kryptolebias marmoratus isolate JLee-2015 linkage group LG9, ASM164957v2, whole genome shotgun sequence genome encodes:
- the LOC112450768 gene encoding uncharacterized protein LOC112450768 — MDTQKDIRDAIRAVLPGLSQEVLAALEDVLEKLGTTTTDDFQYITEGDLLPVLKPIQARRLVAAWAQNNSMASTSGGASSSPQSVQSSQSAASLSQPSSAATSSPSLSCSPVLPTWVDSFQIPWQKLPEELIQTLERQKRPSARLRRQMVRIIVSEMMLICKNPTKRNTTEIAERMVSRYPKSLKDVIDGDVIGLGYHSLVKQLQARIENVKRQDTPKITKRKAESDNDTDEIPAEQKASVQDTYGCVNWAPKFLPLSETVESQLKKKEDMKKMFKDKKYATEDVKELIKSTYYMQRQVINKGTSILKLCQEWPFLFHETGMGEHFQQLTGISLMEAFFTNLDKKGERILNFLKTVFAQKEQQILESLLKLASEKGQSSGCTEMILLLLAFFGEKEEHMFHYVEKTSLAEEVEMENVPATPCLIVCGSSCFTADCFMLSIDQKIINDHITAFSCAICLMFGSYYCFNIHYPVGLRSTLEFLQR; from the exons ATGGATACACAAAAGGACATCCGGGATGCCATTCGAGCAGTGCTTCCTGGTCTTTCACAGGAGGTTTTGGCTGCTTTAGAGGATGTGTTGGAGAAACTCGGCACTACAACCACAGATGATTTCCAGTATATTACCGAAGGAGACTTATTGCCTGTGCTGAAGCCCATACAGGCCAGAAGACTGGTTGCTGCATGGGCCCAAAATA ACTCAATGGCTTCAACTTCAGGCGGGGCATCCTCCTCTCCTCAATCCGTTCAGTCCTCTCAATCTGCAGCCTCACTTTCACAACCATCGTCTGCTGCTACTTCATCGCCTTCCCTGAGCTGCTCCCCAGTTTTGCCAACCTGGGTTGACAGTTTTCAGATACCGTGGCAGAAGCTTCCAGAAGAGCTGATACAGACTTTGGAACGACAGAAAAGGCCAAGTGCACGACTTCGAAGACAAATGGTGAGGATTATTGTCTCTGAAATGATGCTGATTTGCAAGAATCCAACCAAACGCAACACTACTGAAATAGCAGAAAGGATGGTGAGCAGGTATCCAAAGTCACTTAAGGATGTCATTGATGGTGACGTTATTGGACTTGGTTATCATTCCTTGGTAAAACAACTTCAGGCAAGAATTGAAAATGTCAAACGACAAGACACACCAAAGATAACTAAACGCAAGGCAGAATCAGATAATGACACTGATGAGATACCGGCTGAGCAGAAAGCCAGTGTTCAAGACACGTATGGCTGTGTCAACTGGGCGCCAAAGTTTTTGCCCCTTTCTGAGACTGTAGAGAGTCAGcttaagaaaaaagaagacatgaAAAAGatgttcaaagacaaaaaatatgctACAGAAGATGTGAAAGAACTTATCAAGTCCACCTATTACATGCAACGACAGGTCATCAATAAAGGTACAAGCATCCTGAAGCTATGCCAAGAATGGCCTTTTTTGTTCCATGAAACTGGCATGGGAGAACACTTCCAGCAACTTACTGGCATCAGTCTGATGGAAGCCTTCTTCACCAATCTGGACAAAAAGGGGGAGCGCATCCTCAACTtccttaaaactgtttttgctcAGAAAGAACAACAAATTCTGGAGTCTCTCCTCAAGTTAGCAAGTGAAAAAGGTCAGTCCAGTGGTTGTACAGAGATGATTCTTCTTCTACTTGCTTTTTTTGGTGAGAAGGAAGAGCATATGTTCCACTATGTTGAGAAGACGAGCCTTGCTGAAGAGGTTGAGATGGAGAATGTGCCAGCAACACCCTGCCTTATTGTGTGTG ggTCCTCTTGCTTCACTGCGGACTGCTTCATGTTGAGTATTGATCAGAAGATTATCAATGACCACATCACTGCCTTCTCCTGTGCCATCTGCCTGATGTTTGGCAGTTACTACTGTTTCAATATACACTACCCAGTGGGACTGCGGTCAACACTGGAGTTCCTCCAGAGGTAA